Within Deltaproteobacteria bacterium, the genomic segment AGATAAAAATGATTCCCCAAACCCAAACCGAAACATTTGCCCGCAATTGGATGGATTCCTGGAATAGCCATGGATTATCACTACGGCAAGTGCTTTGCGTATCACAACTGTACTCGAAGAACTGAATGAGGGAACAAAATTTCTGTCATAAGTCTCCATCAATTAAGGTATTTATTTTTTTCTTAGGGATGAGGAATTATGGCAAGTCCCGTGAGATGTGTAGATACCTATGCCCTCGAGGGGAGAGGATTAGGGATTTCTAATAACTCGGGGACTAGGATTCGAACCTAGATAGCTGGAGTCAGAGTCCAGAGTCCTGCCGTTGGACGATCCCCGAAAAAATTTTCTGGATAACTATTGGTTGGTTGGGCCTGAGAGTTCTTTTGCGGCGAATATTTTTTTCGCTAAGATCCCAAGGAGGTACTTCTCATAAACCTTCTAGTCGGCTCTCTCAAATTTTCTAAAGAAATAAAGGGATCCGTAACATCATCCTCTTCGCTGAACCCCGCATCTTCCATACTTAAAAAATCCTTCATCTCTTCCTGAGTAATACTGGCTCTTCTGAAAGGAGTAGGCTTTTTAACTGCCTTGATTTTTGGAAGCGCCTCTACCTGCTGTGCATCAAGTAACAAAGAAAACTGGTTTATTTTTTCCACGTTGGCCGGCTCTGGCCTAGAAGGAGGCAGATTTGTTGCCAAGTTTACTTTGGCTTTAGGCGGAATTTCGCTCTTCCTCGGAAGCTCCAAAAAGGAGGCATGAATCAGTTTCTGTATAGAAACAACAGCATTACTTCCCCTCCGAGTAATCTTCAGCCTGAACAACTCGAAGTTCATTCCTCTTAGGTAGGGAAGCAAGGGTTCTAGCTCGCTATTTACTGCTTGGGTCACTATCCAAAACTTAGGAGCTCGATTTTCTAGGCCTTGTAGCTCTGGAATCTGGCTATAGACCGATTTCGCTTTTTTCTGAATCACTTCAAACTGAGCAAAAAGTTCTAAGAAAGTCTCCACTTCCAATTTTTTAAAGTGCCAAGCAAAAATAGCCTCGCCCATTTGATTCTTGGCCACAAAAGGAACACAAAAGGATTCTGCAGCTAAAGAAAAATTGTACCTCAACAAACTCACCCCTGAATCAAGACGCAGCAACTGCCCCGATAAAAATTTAATCTTCGGGTTAAGTTGGGTGAAATGAATCGGATGCGTTAAATTCACTTCCCCACCACTTTCTGGGGGTCTGCGCTTCAAAAAACGAGGGATCAATCCTTTTACCTTTTTAAACTTCATCGTTAACTCTTTGGCTCTAATAATCCGAAATATGATTTATAAATAGCTTCTTCTTCTTGTATTTTCTCCCAAGCACGAAATTGATGATAAATTTTCTGGGCAATCCCTTTTAGGCAAGCCGTCACAAAAGAGCGAGGATGAGAAAGAACAACCGGCTCCTGAATAGATATGGAATGCAACAAATAATGATCGTAGGGAATATAACCCAAATAATTCATTTTTACGGAAGTTAAATGCTTGGCGACTACCTTACGCAATTTCTGAATAGCCAACAAGGAATCGCGCCTATCCTTCACACGATTGAGTATCACCTGAACCTCGACTGCCTGATGGGAACTCCAGGAATCTAGACATTTCACCAAACCGTAAGCGTCCATCATTGCCGTAATTTCTGGGTTGGTAACAAGAATAATCCCGTGTGCAGGTGTCAAAAAACGCATAATTTGGGGAGAAACCCCCGCAGCCAAGTCCACCAAAATAACATCAAAACTGGGCTCCAAACAGCTTAATTCTCGAGAGAAAGTTTTCCATTCGTGTTCTTCAAGCTCTGAAAGGTGCGAAGAACCTACACCACCTGGGAGCAAATACATCCCGGAAGGACATTCCACCAAAATATCTTTCAGATCTTTTCTACCCGCAAGCACATCCCCAATATCGCCCTTGGTTTCTACCCCCAACAGCAAATGGTCATTCGCCAAGCCAAAATCCGCATCAATCACAAGGACACGAAGCCCAATACTCTGCAGTGAAATGGCCAGGTTGGTGGTAATGGTCGTTTTCCCAGTTCCCCCTTTACCACTCGCTACGGCAATAACCTTGCTTTGGGCAGGAGGAATCGACTCTTGAATAAGAGACTTCACCCGGCCAATTTCAAAAGGAACCACAAAAGCAGAAGTATCTGCTGTCTCCTCCTCACCCAATTCAATCACCCAACTACTGCTTTGGACAACATTTGATGTTTCATTTTCCACAATAGAACTCCAAACACTTGGCCCATAGGAATATAATTCAATCTATGCTCTCTTCCCCATGGGAACATAATCTCTCGTATCGTAGCCAAGATAGATCTGTCGCGGACGGGCAATTTTTTGTTCTGTATCATTCACCATTTCTCCCCACTGCGAAATCCAACCCGCCGTGCGGGGGATGGCAAACAGCACGGGGAACATGGATACAGGAAATTTCAACGCTTGGTAAATGAGACCCGAATAAAAGTCAACATTGGGATAAAGTTTTCTCTTCACAAAATATTCATCTTCCAAGGCAATTTTTTCTAATTCGATGGCGATGTCTAGCAAAGGGTTCACCCCTGTCACCTCAAACACTTC encodes:
- a CDS encoding AAA family ATPase — protein: MELYSYGPSVWSSIVENETSNVVQSSSWVIELGEEETADTSAFVVPFEIGRVKSLIQESIPPAQSKVIAVASGKGGTGKTTITTNLAISLQSIGLRVLVIDADFGLANDHLLLGVETKGDIGDVLAGRKDLKDILVECPSGMYLLPGGVGSSHLSELEEHEWKTFSRELSCLEPSFDVILVDLAAGVSPQIMRFLTPAHGIILVTNPEITAMMDAYGLVKCLDSWSSHQAVEVQVILNRVKDRRDSLLAIQKLRKVVAKHLTSVKMNYLGYIPYDHYLLHSISIQEPVVLSHPRSFVTACLKGIAQKIYHQFRAWEKIQEEEAIYKSYFGLLEPKS